The genomic window TTCAAAATGCAACCATCTGTAACAGGACTGACCGATAATCATCGTCTGCGGCTGTTTTCTGGGTCTGCCAATGTACAACTGTCTCAAGAAGTCGCTCGTTATCTGGGCATGGACTTGGGGCCAATGATTCGCAAAAGATTTGCGGATGGAGAACTTTACGTTCAAATCCAAGAATCAATTCGGGGTTGTGATGTCTATTTAATCCAGCCATCTTGTCAACCCGTGAACGATCATTTGATGGAATTACTGATTATGGTTGACGCCTGTCGTCGAGCTTCTGCGCGACAGGTGACGGCAGTAATTCCCTACTATGGCTATGCCCGTGCTGATCGCAAAACGGCAGGACGAGAGTCAATAACCGCCAAGCTGGTTGCTAACTTGGTTACCGAAGCAGGTGCCAATCGTGTTCTAGCAATGGATTTACACTCGGCTCAAATTCAAGGCTATTTCGATATCCCCTTTGACCATGTTTACGGTTCGCCAGTATTGCTGGATTATTTAACAAGCAAACAACTGCCCGATCTTGTGGTTGTTTCCCCCGATGTTGGCGGTGTAGCACGAGCCAGAGCATTTGCGAAAAAACTGAATGATGCTCCACTGGCGATTATTGACAAACGTCGTCAGGCACATAATGTTGCAGAAGTGTTAAATGTCATCGGCGATGTTAAAGGCAAAACGGCAGTGTTGGTGGATGACATGATCGACACTGGGGGCACGATCGCTGAAGGAGCGCGATTACTGCGTGAAGAAGGAGCGCGTCAGGTATACGCCTGTGCAACTCATGCAGTGTTCTCTCCACCAGCGATGGAGCGGTTGTCCAGTGGTTTGTTTGAAGAAGTCATTGTCACCAATACGATTCCCATAGCAGAAAACAATCGTTTTCCACAATTAGTGGTGCTGTCAGTAGCTAATCTGTTAGGAGAAACTATCTGGCGGATTCATGAAGATACTTCAGTCAGTAGTATGTTCCGCTAACCGATAAAAGACTGTCATTCGTCTTATAGACATAAATTACCCACACTCACCCCTTCATCGGGTAAAGTGTGGGTTTTTAGCATCTCTAAAATTTCTGTACTGAGATTACAATATAAACAGTTCGAGCTTCCAAACTGGGTTACAGAAAACTCTTTCTCTCCTTGCCCCCTACCCTCATTCCCTACTCCCTTAGTACAGTTTTGCGTAAAAGCGTAGCGTTTTTAATGCATCGGGATGCATTGGCATTGCAGGGGGACACATTAACATTGCATCGGGATGCATTGGCATTGCAGAAGGACACATTAACATTGCATCGGGATGCATTGGCATTGCAGGGGGACACATTAACATTGCAGCCGATGCATTGGCATTGTATCGGGACACATTAACATTGCATCGGGATGCATTGGCATTGCCAGGTATTGCCAAATTTAATTCGCTACTAATTAATGAAATGCTGTACTTAGCGATACAGCCAAACCCGGAGTAGTGAAAGCAGTTGCTCAGTATCTACAGGTTTGGTGATGTAGTCAGAGGCTCCAGCTTCGATGCACTTTTCGCGATCGCCTGGCATGGCTTTGGCAGTTAAAGCAATTATTGGTAGTGAGCGAAACTGTTGTTGCTGGTGGATGGCGCGGGTGGTTTCGTAACCATCCATTTCCGGCATCATGATATCCATCAAAACTATATTAATGTCAGGATTAGCTTGCAGCTTCTCTATGCCATCTCTGCCATTTTCGGCAAACAGCACTTGCATTTGATAGCTTTCTAAAAAGCTGGTGAGGGCAAAAATATTTCGCAGGTCATCATCCACAATCAGAATTTTCCGATTAGCTAGCACCGGATCAGTTTGGTGTAGTTGCTCTAGCATTTGACGCTTTGGTGGAGGCAAATTTGCTTGCACCCGATGCAAAAATAGGGCAGTTTCGTCTAACAACCGCTCTGGCGATCGCACATTTTTAATGATAATTGTCTCTGCTAGTCCCCGCAGTTGGGTTTCTTCTCGTCGGCTGAGTTCTTTGCCGGTGTAGACAATGATCGGCAGTTTCAAAAGCCTGGGTTCAAGCTTTATCTGCTCAATTAGTGCAAACCCGCTCATATCAGGCAGACCGAGATCCAATACCATACAATCAAAGTGATGCGATCGCAAAATCAAAAGTGCTTCTGCCCCCGTACCTACTGCTGTACTCTGGACATCACCATTACCGATCAGTTCGATAATGCTTTGGGCTTGTACGGGGTCATCTTCTACAATTAGGAGATTTTTTACCTGACGCTCAATAAAGCCTTTAATTTCAGTCAATACCTGAGTTAGCGCTTCTGGAGAGACGGGTTTTTGTAGATAGGTAATCGCTCCTAGCTGTAATCCCCGTTGCTGTCTTTCATCAACAGAAAGTATATGTACTGGGATGTGTCTGATGTCTGGGTTATGTTTCAGACGATCCAGCACCGTCCAACCATCCATTTCTGGCATATGGATATCTAGCATAATCGCATCGGGCTTAAACTGTTGCGCTAGTGCTAGCCCTTGTTTGCTTTGTAAAGCAACAATGGTTTTAAAGCCCTGTTCACGGGACATATCTAGTAAGATGCGGGCAAATTTATCGTCATCCTCAATAATTAACAAAATGCGATCGCCCGGTTGAATTATTTCCCGGTCATCTGGGATTTCGTTGGCAAAGGTGGTAAGTACTTTCGCGGATGCAGAAGTGTCCACAGTGGATCTGTTTTCGACCATTGGCACTTCTTTTATGGTCGATGCTGTGCGGATAGAGGTGGTTGGCTCAGGGGATGGTGTGGTAAGAGGATTTTTATCATTATTTTCCTGTCGCTTGGGCAAGTAAAGAGTGAAGGTGCTTCCCTGTCCTGGTTGGCTGACTAGTTCAATTCTCCCCCCCAAAAGTTGAGCCAGTTCGCGGCTGATGGACAAGCCTAAGCCAGTTCCCCCGTATTTGCGGCTGGTTGTGCCATCTGCCTGCTGAAAGGCCTCGAAAATAATCTTCTGCTTCTCTACTGGAATGCCTATGCCCGTATCCCTAACTGCAAAAGCAATCATCGGATTATCAAATTGAGCTGCCTCAGAAGACATACTAATTTGTAACTTCACGCCTCCCTTTTCAGTAAATTTAAAGGCGTTAGCCAGGAGATTTTTCAGCACTTGTTGCAGGCGTTTGGAGTCGTTAGAAATTGTCGGGGGTAACTTGTCATCCAGTTCAATACTAAAACTGAGTTGTTTATTGTGGGCAACTTGCCGAAAAGTGTGCTCTATAGATGTCTCTAAATCTACAAAAGCAATTTGCTCAATATCGAGCACCATAGTACCCGACTCAATTTTTGCCAAATCTAGAATGTCATTGATCAACTCCAGCAAATCAGTTCCAGCCGAGTAAATAGTCCGACTGTACTCTACCTGTTTGTCGGTCAAGTTGCTAAGAGAGTTATCTGCTAACAGCCTTGCTAAAATTAACAGGCTATTTAGCGGTGTCCGTAGCTCGTGGGACATATTTGCGAGAAATTCTGACTTATATTTGGAAGACAACGCTAGTTGTTCAGCTTTTTCTTCCAAAGACTGCCTCGCCCGCTCAACTTCCTGGTTCTTGCGGGCAACTTCCCGATTTTGAACTTCTAACAATTCTGCCTTTTCTTCTAGCTCCTCATTTAGTTGTTGTAATTCCTCGTTAGACTGCTTGACAATAAATTGTGATTCTTCTAACTCGTGCGCCTGCTCTTCTAGGCGTTGATTGCTCTGCTGTAGTTCATCTTGCTGGCTTTGCAGTTCCTCTGTTAAAGTAACAGACTCTTCAAGTAGTTGCTGAGTTTGCAATTGTGAGGCGATGTTATTCAAAAATACACCAAGGATTTCACTCAATTGCTCTAGAAATCTCAGGTGCAACTCGTTAAAAGGCCCAAAAGAGGCAAGTTCAATTACGGCACTCACCTGCGTCTCAAACAGTATAGGCAACACAATAATATTTAGCGGTGGAGCTTCTCCCAAGCCGGAACTAATACGGATATAGTCACTAGGAACTTCCGTTAGGAGGATTCTTTGTTTTTCTAGGGCAGATTGTCCTACCAGTCCCTCACCCAAACGAAACTGATTTGCCAGATTTTTACGCTCTTTATAAGCATAACTACTCAACAACTTCAATACAGGCTCGTCATCTATTGAGTCCATAAAATAAAAAACGCCCTGCGATGCCCCAACCATTGGTGCTAAATTCGACAAGATCAGGCGAGACACACTTTCTAGATTGCGATGCCCTTGGAGCATCTGGGTAAATTCAGCCAAATTAGACTTTAGCCAATTTTGCTCGTCATTTTTTCGAGTTGTGTTTCGCAGATTAACAATCATCTGGTTGAAGGTGCGCGTCAACACGCCAATTTCATCCTGGCGATCGCTATGTGGTAAACTTACCGATAAATCCCCATCCGCTAACTTTTCTGCCGATTCCGAAACTCGCTTCAGCGGTACTGAGATATGTCTGGTTAGGATGAATCCGATCAAAGCCAAGATCAAAGAAAATAGCGGAATACTATAGACAATGCTAGCGAGTGTTTTTTTAGCAGCTGCTTGTGCCCTTTGAGAGCGCTGCTTCAGGAGTACATTCTCCTCATTTTCCATTGCCAAGATGACTTTGCGGATTTCACCCATCAGTTGCTTACCCTGGTCTGTCAGCACAATCTTCTGGGAAGCTTCAAAGCTTTGATTTTGGCGCAAGTCAATGGTTTCTTTAAGTTCAACTAGCTTCTTAGCGATTAGTGGCTGTAAAATATCCAGTCGCCGCTGTTGGTTGGGGTTATCTTCCGTTAATCTCTGAAGTTCGTTGACTTTTTGATCCAATACATTAATGGCAGTATTATAAGGTTCCAGATAGCTCTGTTTTCCAGTAATTAGGTAACCACGTTGCCCAGTCTCAGCATTGGTCAGTTGCAAGTTCAGGTCTTCAAGTTGACTTAGCACCTGGTAGGTATGGTTTTCATTGACCGAAGTTTCAATTAGGTCATTGGTGCTTTGGTAGGAGATTAGACCAATGGTGGTCAGAGTTGCCAAACTCAGGGCAAAACTTACTCCAATCTTGGTTCCAATCTTCAAACGGTTAAACATTATTCCAGGCAGTTATTCCAATTATTTATATTTTTGGCACTCTTCGGATTATGTTTTAGTTATAGAAATTTATAATATTTCGTTAACGTGGTATATTTCTAATTTTTTACACGTTAAACAATATTAATTGTATCCTAATATATAAATACCTTTACAAATACAACCTTTGTGTAAAAAAATAATACTAATTATATCATTTACTAACATTTTTATATCTTTAGCAGTCCTAAATCAAACGCGCAGAATTTAAAATTATTGCCACCCCCTGTAGTCCCAAGCCAGATGCAACGAAACAGGATGACTTTTTTAATTCAAAAAAAGTAGTCACTTGGTTTTTTAATTGAATATGGCGGTGGATAATTAATTATTAAATTATAAATTTAACAACAGACTTTAACTAAAAAATGGTGGTTTTTATGAGTGCAATAATTGACCTAGCAAGACCCAAATTATCTAAAGCGTAAGTTATCGCAAGCAGTATTCTGATGGGAAGTTAAGGTTTCAAAAGGTAATCTATACTCATAATAATATGTAATTTAAATTTATACTACAATAAATATACTTGTACTATAAACTTTCCGAAATATGCACAATCACAATATGCCATCAAACCTTTTGAGATTAACTTGACGTTTAACTAGAAGTTAGTAGTAATCTGGCGATCGCTTCTAGCTACATCAAGTTCCGATTGGCTATAGATACTAAAATGTTGAATGTTGTTACTCTCTAAAATAGCTCTTGCACCTGCTATGTAAATATCAGTGCCTTTTATAACTACTACGTAATGGCTAAGGGATACCTGATGCTCATAATATCCGGCTAGCTCATCAGGAATTCCTAAACTGGTGTAGTTATCTTGAGAACCGCTGATATTTACTTCCAAAATATCACTTAGGTTACTTGTATTTTTAGCAACTATAGATACTTGACTCATCGGAAAGCCAGCTGATCTCAGTTCAGTAAGCGCTCTTTGTGCGTCTTGGCGCGTATAAAAAACACCAACTGCTTGTTTATGGCGACTATTTGGGGTCAAGTATGGCTGATAAACACCCCACTGTTGAATATCACGGCGATTAAAAATCCTCTTAGCAAGACGAATTTCTATGTCTATACCGGTTACTATCACCAAATAGTAACCTTTACAGACAAGATCGCTGTAACCCTGTGCTTGCTCTTTAGGAATTCCTAAACTTAGCAAGATACCAGGTAAACCACCAGGTAAAGTGGTAGCGATCGCTGTTGCTTCTGCTCCGGCTAGGATGACTCGGCCTATACCAGGAACTACCCAGAGGACTAAACCGACTAATAAGCCAGTAAGACCGCCTAAAGCACTACCAGTAACGGCTTTAGCAGCATCTGTTGAGGATATATTGCCGGTGCGCTCTTTAACTTCAACACCAGCAATATCACTTTGTTCTTCTGCATTCCGTGCAATTACAGAAACATTATGCATTGGAAAATTAGAAGCTTTTAGTTCCTGAAGTGCCAATTGTGCATCGGAACATTTAGCGAAAACTGCTATGGTTCTTCGCTCATTTTCAAATGTCATTTTATCGGTTGATTGCAACTAGAAGTGATTCCCAAGACTGTTTGCTAATTTGAGGTAATAGACATCAGGTAATTACACAGCTCGACGAGTAAATAAACCCCAAAGGAAAATCAGTAGCATCGCACCAAGAACAGCAAATAAAATGCTACCAAGGGAAAAAGCTCCTACAGATGCGGCGGCTGCCGAACTACTTCCTAGCAAAGTTTGACCCAAATAACCCCCAACTACAGCTCCAAGGATTCCTAAAACAATGGTAGAGAGAATACCGCCACCTTGGGTTCCAGGATAAAATAACTTAGCTAACGCACCTGCAATTAAACCCAAAACCAGCCAAGCAATAATGTTAGTAATCATATAATTTTTCCTTCGGGAGAATGTGGTTTGTTTGCCTCGACTATTTCATCTTAAAGTTTTTCGATAAAATTTTTGATCTATCTAGAGAACTAATATTAAAAATCTTTAGATATCATTTGTATATTCACCAGGTAGTCTTTGAGGATGAATATATGACTTAGTAACTTAGTAACAATAATGTATTTGGTATAGTAGTTATACTTTCTTTACTTTAACTCATACTTTCTTTACTTTAACTATAAAATCCAAGTTTGGCTGCTTTGTAATCGTTGATTCAGGTGATGCCTGCGGTTTTTGCTAGCCTACGCACATAAAAATTTGACTAGAAGTTACGCACACCCATAACTTCTAGTCGGAAGTATCTTAACCTTTGCAAATATTGTGATTTTATCAAAGCGGTAAGTAGGCAGGCATAATGACATATGATATTTATTTATACCCATCCACTTATTAGCTGTTCAAGACTCAGGAGTAAGGACTATAGAAAGAGCTAGTTGATAGAGTTGGCGACGGGGAAGGAAAGTAGCTTTTGCTAACTGACGGCTAGCTTGCGATCGCGATATTCCCTGACTAATTAACTGTTTCAATTCGGCTTTCAATTGCTCTTGTGTCAGTTGGGGCTGACTGGGTGGAATTCCTGCCACTACTAATGTATATTCACCTTGGGGTTCTCGTTCGCTGTAGTGAGCGATCGCTTCAGCAATTGTCCCCCGCCAAAATTCCTCATACAATTTTGTTAACTCCCGCCCTAGCACGATTTGGCGATCGCTTCCCCAAACGTCTGCTAAGTCTTGCAAAGTTTCTCGTAAGCGGTGGGGCGATTCGTAGAAAATCAATGTGCGAGATTCTGTTTGCAGAGATTCTAAATGTTCTTGTCTGTGTTGACTTTTCGCTGGGAGAAAGCCTTCAAAGACAAACCGATCCGTTGGTAATCCAGCTGCACTCAAAGCGGTAATTGCTGCACTAGCGCCAGGAATAGGAACTACTGGAATTCCTGCCTCAATACAGGCTTTCACCAGTTCATATCCAGGATCGGAAATACCTGGCATCCCAGCATCGCTCACAAGGGCGATCGCTTTATTGTTAACTAAATGCTCTAATAATTCTGAGATGCGGCTGGTACGATTATGTTCGTGGTAACTCACCTGGGGTGTTTTAACTTGAAAATGCTGTAGCAGTTTCCCTGTGTGACGCGTGTCTTCCGCCGCAATGATATCTACAGTCTGCAAAATTCGCACCGCCCGAAAGGTAATATCTTCCAGATTGCCAATTGGTGTGGCGACGACATAAAGTGTTCCTGGTTTTGGATCGGTTTGCATGAGCAAGAGTTAGAAGTCATTCAATTTTAGATTTTAGATTTTTATTTCAATTTAAAATCCAAAATTCAAAATCCAAAATTAGTGGAGTTAGGAATGATGAACAACAATTTATACAGCTATACGAACATATATGACAAATGACTAATCCAAAATCCAAAATCCAAAGTCCAAAATCGGCTCATGGTTTATTTGTAGGTTTAGTAACCTTGGATTTGATTTACCTTGCTGACTCTGCCCCTAAAAATAATCAGAAGATTGTTGCTACTGACTATACTGTAGCAGCAGGTGGCCCAGCTACAAACGCGGCTGTGACTTTCAGCTATTTAGGAAATCAGGCTACAGTCTTGGGTGTAGTGGGTTCTCACC from Nostoc sp. UHCC 0926 includes these protein-coding regions:
- a CDS encoding ribose-phosphate pyrophosphokinase, whose amino-acid sequence is MNAHRGAAVLSSATFKMQPSVTGLTDNHRLRLFSGSANVQLSQEVARYLGMDLGPMIRKRFADGELYVQIQESIRGCDVYLIQPSCQPVNDHLMELLIMVDACRRASARQVTAVIPYYGYARADRKTAGRESITAKLVANLVTEAGANRVLAMDLHSAQIQGYFDIPFDHVYGSPVLLDYLTSKQLPDLVVVSPDVGGVARARAFAKKLNDAPLAIIDKRRQAHNVAEVLNVIGDVKGKTAVLVDDMIDTGGTIAEGARLLREEGARQVYACATHAVFSPPAMERLSSGLFEEVIVTNTIPIAENNRFPQLVVLSVANLLGETIWRIHEDTSVSSMFR
- a CDS encoding GlsB/YeaQ/YmgE family stress response membrane protein; protein product: MITNIIAWLVLGLIAGALAKLFYPGTQGGGILSTIVLGILGAVVGGYLGQTLLGSSSAAAASVGAFSLGSILFAVLGAMLLIFLWGLFTRRAV
- a CDS encoding response regulator, with product MFNRLKIGTKIGVSFALSLATLTTIGLISYQSTNDLIETSVNENHTYQVLSQLEDLNLQLTNAETGQRGYLITGKQSYLEPYNTAINVLDQKVNELQRLTEDNPNQQRRLDILQPLIAKKLVELKETIDLRQNQSFEASQKIVLTDQGKQLMGEIRKVILAMENEENVLLKQRSQRAQAAAKKTLASIVYSIPLFSLILALIGFILTRHISVPLKRVSESAEKLADGDLSVSLPHSDRQDEIGVLTRTFNQMIVNLRNTTRKNDEQNWLKSNLAEFTQMLQGHRNLESVSRLILSNLAPMVGASQGVFYFMDSIDDEPVLKLLSSYAYKERKNLANQFRLGEGLVGQSALEKQRILLTEVPSDYIRISSGLGEAPPLNIIVLPILFETQVSAVIELASFGPFNELHLRFLEQLSEILGVFLNNIASQLQTQQLLEESVTLTEELQSQQDELQQSNQRLEEQAHELEESQFIVKQSNEELQQLNEELEEKAELLEVQNREVARKNQEVERARQSLEEKAEQLALSSKYKSEFLANMSHELRTPLNSLLILARLLADNSLSNLTDKQVEYSRTIYSAGTDLLELINDILDLAKIESGTMVLDIEQIAFVDLETSIEHTFRQVAHNKQLSFSIELDDKLPPTISNDSKRLQQVLKNLLANAFKFTEKGGVKLQISMSSEAAQFDNPMIAFAVRDTGIGIPVEKQKIIFEAFQQADGTTSRKYGGTGLGLSISRELAQLLGGRIELVSQPGQGSTFTLYLPKRQENNDKNPLTTPSPEPTTSIRTASTIKEVPMVENRSTVDTSASAKVLTTFANEIPDDREIIQPGDRILLIIEDDDKFARILLDMSREQGFKTIVALQSKQGLALAQQFKPDAIMLDIHMPEMDGWTVLDRLKHNPDIRHIPVHILSVDERQQRGLQLGAITYLQKPVSPEALTQVLTEIKGFIERQVKNLLIVEDDPVQAQSIIELIGNGDVQSTAVGTGAEALLILRSHHFDCMVLDLGLPDMSGFALIEQIKLEPRLLKLPIIVYTGKELSRREETQLRGLAETIIIKNVRSPERLLDETALFLHRVQANLPPPKRQMLEQLHQTDPVLANRKILIVDDDLRNIFALTSFLESYQMQVLFAENGRDGIEKLQANPDINIVLMDIMMPEMDGYETTRAIHQQQQFRSLPIIALTAKAMPGDREKCIEAGASDYITKPVDTEQLLSLLRVWLYR
- the rsmI gene encoding 16S rRNA (cytidine(1402)-2'-O)-methyltransferase — translated: MQTDPKPGTLYVVATPIGNLEDITFRAVRILQTVDIIAAEDTRHTGKLLQHFQVKTPQVSYHEHNRTSRISELLEHLVNNKAIALVSDAGMPGISDPGYELVKACIEAGIPVVPIPGASAAITALSAAGLPTDRFVFEGFLPAKSQHRQEHLESLQTESRTLIFYESPHRLRETLQDLADVWGSDRQIVLGRELTKLYEEFWRGTIAEAIAHYSEREPQGEYTLVVAGIPPSQPQLTQEQLKAELKQLISQGISRSQASRQLAKATFLPRRQLYQLALSIVLTPES
- a CDS encoding general stress protein, with the protein product MTFENERRTIAVFAKCSDAQLALQELKASNFPMHNVSVIARNAEEQSDIAGVEVKERTGNISSTDAAKAVTGSALGGLTGLLVGLVLWVVPGIGRVILAGAEATAIATTLPGGLPGILLSLGIPKEQAQGYSDLVCKGYYLVIVTGIDIEIRLAKRIFNRRDIQQWGVYQPYLTPNSRHKQAVGVFYTRQDAQRALTELRSAGFPMSQVSIVAKNTSNLSDILEVNISGSQDNYTSLGIPDELAGYYEHQVSLSHYVVVIKGTDIYIAGARAILESNNIQHFSIYSQSELDVARSDRQITTNF